The genome window TGTCTCCGCTCGCTGGCAATCATGGGATGAATGGGAGTAACAATCGTAACGTTGGGACCAAAACTGGTATAGTCCCCGATCGTCACTGGTGCATCATCTTGTATCGTCAGATTGTAATTACCGAAGAAGTGATCGCCTATCCGGGTATGCACACCATAATGAAAGAAGATGGGGCCTTGCAGGAATCCACCTTTACCGATCTGCCCCAATAGCTGTTGCAATATTTGTTCCCTTTCCTGCGTCTGTTCCTCAAATGTCTGACTGTAACGCTGACTGAGATTATGGGCCCGCCTTTTGATAGTCTTTAATTCCGGATCACTTGGACTAAACAATATGCCCTTCATGATTCTCTCTTCTTCACGCATGATGAATCCTCCTCTTCAACGCCTTAAGAACCATTCCCCTTAACCCAGCATCAAAATCATGTTGAAACGAGTCCTGATGTACGATCTCGGGCAATGCCGGCATGGGATGCTGCTCCCCGTACTGTTTCCACGCCAAGTCCAGTTCTTCTCTCTCCACACGTTCCTGATAAATGACAATCTGGTGCGGGGCGACGACGGCATTGATCGTTTGCAGAATATGACATACCTGCAATACAAAGTCGTTTTTGCTCATGTCACGTCTCCAATCTGGTGAATAAGGAAGATACTTAACCTCACCAAACATCCCGTTTTTCCCGCGGATCATCTGTCCATTCAACATCATGCCCATACCCGGCGGGTATCGGTTAGGAAAATAAATTCCTGCTACACTCTGTTCTTTCAGATCAGCATGCTGTGCACAGTACCCGCTAATCGCTGCATTCACATCATTCTCCACGAGAACGTTCAGCTGGAACTCGCTCTCGATCTCCCGTATCAGATGGGAATGAATAAGCTCTTCATGACTGCTCACCGTGATATCCCCGTCCACGGCTTGTCCTGGAATTCCGATGCCAATCATATCAATGGAGGGGTACTCCGCAACGAAACGCGCAATAAGTTGCAGCACATGTTGTTTATCAAAAGCAGGCAGGATGCTCTCTTCCTTCAACACAACCTTATTCTCCAGATTCATGACCGTTGCCGAAATCAACTCTTGGCCTTTCATCTCTTTGATGTAAAGAACCAAAGCAAGCTTGTAATTATAATTATATCGATATGCCTGAGCAGGACGCCCGCCATTCGAGGGAACCACTTTATCCTGGAACAACTCTCCGCCATCACATAATTCCTGGATCAGCGCATTGATCGTAACCACACTAAGATTGGTTAATGAGGCTAATTGCGGTTTGGTTGCCGTCTCGATCTGCTGCATGACTTCACGCACATTATTCAAATTGATGTATTTCATCATTGTAGCATTGGCTTTTTTCATAATCCTCTCGTTTCCACTCTGGTTCAATGGAGCCAAAGCAATGGTATGGATGTCATTTCACTCCATATCATAGCACAACGTAATACCTTACTCGAACCCACGAGTTCCTTCGTGCTCGCCAATAATCGGAATCGCCAAAGTTGCTCTGTTCACTCAAACAAATCATCCATCGACTTCACAGGTTTTACTTCAATCGGCTGTTTTGACAAGACCATATTTGCATAGGCACCAGCCCAAATTATAATTGCCATAATAACGTATACCATCCATGCACACCTCCCTGTTTCCTGCAAATTATGATTTTGCGATATTCATACATATGCTTATTTCTCATTAATAAATATACTTTATAAAGTTTATTACGTAAGTATGCGAGGATATCCGTTCTTTGTCAACTACAACAACATGTTTCCGCTCGAGGCCCATAACAAATAGCCGGCGAAAGAATCATTCAACGATTCTTTCGACAGCCGTTTGTTCCATATACAAGCAGTTTATTTCGAATATGTTCGCTGTACAGAAGGTAATAAAGTCACAACTTGAATACCCACTCCCCATGCAAAATAGACCAAGTGAATGATAGAGACATCCTGAATCCAATACACCTGCACCATAATCCAGATGATGAGGGCAAACCCCGTGTATAAGGAAAAAGTCCAGGCCCAGTAGCGGTCAGGATAGAGATTCAGCCTCTCACCCGGCGCCCAAGGAGTGCAGCGTATGAGTGCAATAGCAATCATTAAAGGCATCACACCAAGAACCAGCAATAGGATGATTCCCGGAAACAAAAAACTGGAAAATGGAGAATTCAGCAACAAAGATTCAGGCAAATTCACCATATTTCCAGTTGGGTTGATGATTAACATGCTTCCTCCAACGATCGCCCCAACCCCCAGAATTCCATGCATCAAACTGAGTAACCACGATCTACCTTCACTTTGCTTCATCATGAATTGCTCCTTTCTTCCTCTCGTTTCTCAGCCTCATACAGTCAATCTTAGAAGGATGATGATCGCCCCCTCTAGTACCATTCTCACACATGCCGTGCATTGTTCCTGTGCTTCTTTTCACTATATTGATCTCGAACATCATTCATAATGGTAAAACTTGATAAAAGAACGTACGTTCGGTATAATGAAATTATCCTGAATAAGCGAGAGGCAGATATGGACGACAAATTTATTAAAGAATTACGCGAGATTGGTCGGGATGACAGACGAAGATCGGAATTTATGATTCAAGGCTTGAAGGAGACACTGCAAGAACGCAAAGAAGAAGGTGTACTCAAACGCTGGATACGGCGTAAGAAAACAGAGAAGAAAATCTCTCAAAGATTTAATCAAGATCCTCATTCGGATCAAAAGTAACAACATAAAAAAGGAGGCGTATTGCGCCTCCCATGCTACTTACATATGTGGATCAGTTAATCTAGTTAATACCTGATTGATCTATTAGTGCGCGTTCAAAATGGTCGGTTTTCAGTACCAAGAAGATGGAATGATGCTTGGACCTACCCCGTTTCACGGCAGAATAGCAAAGGATCGAACCGGGAAGCCGGAGGCTTTCTCCGCCTTGGGTACAATATTGAAGATGACCGCGCCTTTAGCTGGCACCTGATCCAGATTCGTTAACAGCTCAACCTGGTATGTATCCTGAGCAAGCACATAATATTCTGCCAGGAGTGCCCCATTCTTCTGATAATCTACGGCTGAATCCGTGTCAAAGGTTTCGTGCCCAATGGCCTTTATTTTTCGTTCCTCAAATAAGAACATAAGTGCACTCACCGACCATCCAGGTGCATGACTGTTGCCCTCATCATCCTTGTTATCAAAGGCTTCATGACTCGGCCAACGTTTGCTCCAATCCGTACGTAAAGCTACGAAGCTTCCTGCTTCAATCATGCCATGTTCTCTTTCAAATTCATGAATATGCTCTACATCCAGTGTAAAATCCGGGTTATTCGCCACTTCGGCTGACTGGTCAATGACGATAAGCGGGAGCACAAGCTCCTTCAAACCTAGTTCATCCAGATACCGGGTATCCCGAACAAAGTGAATCGGGGCATCAAGATGTGTACCATACTGACCAGGGAACTTGAAGCTCTGAGCAAAGAAACCTTGATCGTGATTAAACAGCGTATCAAATTGGGCTTCTTCAAAAGCTGAGAAATGTGGGGATTTCGGTCCAAATGTATGGGTCAGAT of Paenibacillus sp. FSL R5-0517 contains these proteins:
- a CDS encoding cyclase family protein, which translates into the protein MSNELIQAIQLLKEKKWVDLTHTFGPKSPHFSAFEEAQFDTLFNHDQGFFAQSFKFPGQYGTHLDAPIHFVRDTRYLDELGLKELVLPLIVIDQSAEVANNPDFTLDVEHIHEFEREHGMIEAGSFVALRTDWSKRWPSHEAFDNKDDEGNSHAPGWSVSALMFLFEERKIKAIGHETFDTDSAVDYQKNGALLAEYYVLAQDTYQVELLTNLDQVPAKGAVIFNIVPKAEKASGFPVRSFAILP
- a CDS encoding ROK family protein; the encoded protein is MKKANATMMKYINLNNVREVMQQIETATKPQLASLTNLSVVTINALIQELCDGGELFQDKVVPSNGGRPAQAYRYNYNYKLALVLYIKEMKGQELISATVMNLENKVVLKEESILPAFDKQHVLQLIARFVAEYPSIDMIGIGIPGQAVDGDITVSSHEELIHSHLIREIESEFQLNVLVENDVNAAISGYCAQHADLKEQSVAGIYFPNRYPPGMGMMLNGQMIRGKNGMFGEVKYLPYSPDWRRDMSKNDFVLQVCHILQTINAVVAPHQIVIYQERVEREELDLAWKQYGEQHPMPALPEIVHQDSFQHDFDAGLRGMVLKALKRRIHHA
- a CDS encoding sugar O-acetyltransferase codes for the protein MREEERIMKGILFSPSDPELKTIKRRAHNLSQRYSQTFEEQTQEREQILQQLLGQIGKGGFLQGPIFFHYGVHTRIGDHFFGNYNLTIQDDAPVTIGDYTSFGPNVTIVTPIHPMIASERRQMVDQNGDVKSLCYAKPVTIGNDVWISANVTVCGGVTIGDGCVIGAGSVVTRDIAPHSFAAGVPCKVIRKITEADSMLNYPDVLADCRVLEE